One Brassica napus cultivar Da-Ae chromosome A5, Da-Ae, whole genome shotgun sequence DNA window includes the following coding sequences:
- the LOC106449535 gene encoding peroxidase 30: protein MKLLHVMAAFAAMFLMGMFVSSDAQLQMNFYAKSCPKAEKIISDHIEKHIHNGPSLAAPLIRMHFHDCFVRGCDGSVLINSTSGNAEKDAPPNLTLRGFGFVERIKTILEAECPKTVSCADIIALTARDAVVATGGPWWSVPTGRRDGRISNLTEASNNIPPPTSNLTTLQRLFANQGLNLKDLVLLSGAHTIGVSHCSSMNTRLYNFSTTVKQDPALDSEYAANLKANKCKSLNDNTTILEMDPGSRKSFDLSYYRLVLKRRGLFQSDSALTTNSATLKMINDLVNGSEEKFYKAFAKSMEKMGRVKVKTGSAGVIRTVCSVAGS, encoded by the exons ATGAAGCTATTACATGTCATGGCTGCCTTTGCAGCGATGTTTCTTATGGGAATGTTTGTATCATCCGATGCTCAGCTTCAAATGAATTTCTACGCCAAAAGCTGTCCAAAAGCAGAGAAAATAATTTCGGATCATATTGAAAAACATATCCATAATGGTCCTTCTCTTGCAGCTCCTCTCATCAGAATGCACTTCCATGATTGCTTCGTCAGG GGATGTGATGGATCAGTGTTGATAAATTCAACATCTGGGAACGCAGAGAAAGATGCACCACCAAATCTAACACTTAGAGGATTCGGTTTCGTGGAGAGAATAAAGACTATTCTCGAGGCAGAGTGTCCTAAGACTGTATCCTGCGCGGATATCATCGCTTTGACCGCTAGAGACGCAGTTGTTGCCACC GGAGGTCCTTGGTGGAGTGTTCCGACTGGAAGAAGAGACGGTAGGATCTCAAATTTGACTGAGGCTTCGAACAACATTCCCCCGCCAACTAGTAACTTGACCACGTTACAACGACTTTTCGCTAACCAAGGCCTTAATCTCAAAGACCTTGTCCTACTCTCCG GGGCTCACACTATTGGCGTCTCTCATTGTTCTTCCATGAATACTCGCCTCTACAACTTCTCGACGACAGTCAAACAAGATCCAGCTCTGGACAGCGAGTACGCAGCGAACCTAAAGGCCAACAAATGTAAGAGCCTCAACGACAACACCACCATTCTCGAGATGGATCCAGGTAGCCGTAAAAGCTTCGATCTCAGTTACTACAGGCTTGTCTTGAAGAGGAGAGGTCTCTTTCAGTCTGATTCTGCCTTGACGACAAACTCAGCTACGTTAAAGATGATCAACGACTTGGTCAATGGTTCTGAAGAGAAGTTTTACAAGGCTTTCGCTAAGTCGATGGAGAAGATGGGGAGAGTTAAAGTGAAGACGGGCTCAGCCGGTGTGATCAGGACAGTTTGTTCTGTTGCCGGAAGTTAG
- the LOC106449534 gene encoding UDP-glycosyltransferase 71B6-like: protein MRSAKRESCCNSEKLTAMKIKENQLEKSQIDEEEAVDGSDTILNEWFSFFRTQARRFRETKGILVNTIAELEPHALKFLSNGDSDTPPVYSVGPVLHLKNDTDVTQAEILEWLDEQPAGSVVFLCFGSMGGFSEEQAREIATALEGSGHRFLWSLRRASPNVMKELPREFSNLEEILPQGFIDRMKARGKVIGWAPQAAVLEKPAVGGFISHGGWNSTLESLWFGVPTAIWPLYAEQKFNAFEMVEELGLSVEIRKYWRGDLLLGRTEMELVTAEEIERGIRVLMEQGSDVRKRVKEISQKCHVALMDGGSSRIALRKFLQDVSDNIA, encoded by the exons ATGAGATCGGCGAAGAGAGAGAGTTGCTGTAACTCCGAGAAGCTCACCGCCATGAAAATCAAAGAGAATCAGCTCGAGAAATCGCAAATCGACGAAGAAGAAGCCGTagatggctctgataccatattgaaT GAGTGGTTCTCGTTCTTCCGAACTCAAGCGAGAAGATTCAGAGAGACTAAGGGCATTTTAGTAAATACTATTGCTGAGCTCGAACCTCACGCGTTGAAGTTTCTCTCCAACGGTGATAGTGACACTCCTCCTGTCTACTCAGTGGGGCCAGTGTTGCACCTCAAAAACGACACGGACGTTACACAAGCGGAGATTTTGGAATGGCTCGATGAGCAACCGGCTGGTTCGGTAGTGTTCCTCTGCTTCGGGAGCATGGGAGGCTTCAGTGAGGAACAAGCGAGAGAAATCGCCACCGCGCTTGAGGGAAGCGGCCACCGTTTTCTCTGGTCTCTCCGCCGTGCATCTCCAAATGTAATGAAGGAACTTCCTCGTGAGTTCTCCAACTTGGAGGAGATTCTCCCACAAGGGTTTATTGACCGGATGAAGGCAAGAGGCAAGGTGATTGGCTGGGCCCCACAAGCGGCCGTGCTGGAGAAGCCGGCGGTCGGAGGTTTCATCTCTCACGGCGGGTGGAACTCGACGCTGGAGAGTCTGTGGTTCGGAGTTCCCACGGCCATTTGGCCGCTTTACGCTGAACAGAAGTTCAACGCCTTCGAGATGGTAGAGGAGCTTGGATTGTCGGTGGAGATCAGGAAGTACTGGCGAGGAGATCTTTTGTTGGGGAGGACGGAGATGGAACTCGTTACGGCCGAGGAAATTGAGAGAGGGATAAGGGTTCTGATGGAGCAGGGTAGTGACGTGAGGAAGAGAGTGAAGGAGATCAGCCAGAAATGCCATGTCGCTTTGATGGACGGTGGATCGTCACGCATTGCTTTACGAAAGTTTCTTCAAGACGTATCGGATAATATCGCTTAG
- the LOC125608656 gene encoding uncharacterized protein LOC125608656, producing the protein MSSAAANPQFLDHYENPYYLHSSDHAGLVLVSDRLSSGAEFHSWKRSIRMALNVRNKLGFIDGTIPKPLDSHRDAGSWSRCNDMVTTWIMNSVSKKIAQSLLYMPAAESIWKNLLVRFKQDDAPRVYEIEQRLGSIQQGSMDVTTYYTELVTLWEEYKNFIDLPVCTCGRCECNAASLWEKLQERSRVMKFLMGLNESYDASRRQILMMKPIPSLEDVFNMITQDERQKSIKPAVKSDAVIFQTMGSPSESVPTDAPVLAAAQHGYRPKQRPLCTYCGQYGHILQKCFKIHGYPPGHRFHGQTPRGSSSQSMAARGQQNQSGYPRSHQQHQPLQYPPSNTVANVTNVPLMGSSIPSSSSLDVNRMSQDQVQYILHQLQASVRPPESSVQNQHATITEHGHMAAQSSSGIILSLSSNLRFENNILTFNHHCLSSLYNALPSGSWIIDSGATTHVCSDLARFSDLSTVTGVTVSLPNGHKEPISHIGSIIVSPTITLHNVLYVPSFRFNLISVRCLLVDNNSSAHFYVDHCLIQESTEGLMIGRGSIFNNLYVLDTNVSASPTICASLLDDGQLWHQRLGHASLAKLLHVPGIKALHKTSLSAVENCPVCPLAKQRRLPFVFHNHISSFPFDLVHMDVWGPFSVESTEGYRYFLTLVDDCTRVTWIYFLKNKSDVSKVFPAFIQHVHLQYKANIKSIRTDNAPELAFTDLVCKHGMIHQFSCAYTPQQNSVVERKHQHILNVARALLFQSKLPLIYWTDCVSTAVFLINRTRVLKRGRLAD; encoded by the coding sequence ATGAGTTCTGCTGCTGCGAATCCTCAGTTCTTGGACCATTACGAAAATCCATATTATCTTCACAGTTCTGATCATGCTGGACTGGTTCTCGTTTCCGATCGTCTTTCTTCCGGTGCGGAGTTTCATTCTTGGAAGCGCTCGATACGTATGGCCTTGAATGTTCGTAATAAGCTTGGTTTCATCGATGGTACGATTCCTAAACCTCTTGATAGCCATCGTGATGCTGGATCTTGGTCTCGTTGCAATGATATGGTCACAACTTGGATTATGAATTCTGTTTCAAAGAAGATAGCTCAGAGTCTTCTTTATATGCCTGCTGCTGAATCGATTTGGAAGAATTTGTTGGTACGATTCAAGCAGGATGATGCTCCACGAGTGTATGAGATTGAGCAACGATTAGGGTCTATTCAGCAAGGTTCTATGGATGTAACAACGTACTATACAGAGCTTGTCACTCTATGGGAAGAGTACAAGAACTTCATAGATCTTCCTGTTTGTACATGTGGCAGATGTGAGTGTAATGCTGCTTCTTTGTGGGAGAAACTGCAGGAACGTAGTCGGGTGATGAAGTTTTTGATGGGGCTTAATGAGTCTTATGATGCTAGTCGTCGTCAGATCTTGATGATGAAACCCATTCCGTCTCTTGAAGATGTCTTTAATATGATCACTCAAGATGAGAGACAGAAGAGTATCAAACCTGCTGTGAAGAGTGATGCCGTGATATTTCAAACGATGGGTTCTCCTTCTGAGTCTGTACCTACTGATGCTCCTGTTCTTGCTGCTGCTCAACATGGTTATCGGCCCAAGCAGCGCCCTTTATGCACTTATTGTGGTCAGTATGGTCATATTCTACAGAAGTGTTTCAAGATACATGGCTACCCTCCGGGGCATCGCTTTCATGGTCAAACTCCAAGAGGATCTTCTTCACAGTCAATGGCTGCACGAGGACAGCAAAATCAGAGTGGTTACCCTCGTTCTCACCAACAGCACCAACCTCTGCAGTATCCTCCATCTAACACGGTTGCTAATGTCACTAATGTTCCTCTGATGGGTTCTTCCATTCCATCATCTTCAAGCTTGGATGTTAATCGTATGAGTCAAGATCAAGTACAATACATTCTTCACCAACTTCAAGCTTCTGTTCGTCCTCCTGAGTCTTCAGTTCAGAATCAGCATGCTACTATCACGGAACATGGTCACATGGCTGCTCAATCCTCTTCTGGTATCATTCTTTCTTTATCCTCAAACCTTCGTTTTGAAAACAATATACTTACCTTCAACCATCACTGTCTTTCATCCCTTTATAATGCCCTGCCTAGTGGTTCTTGGATAATTGACAGTGGGGCCACGACGCATGTCTGTTCCGATCTTGCGCGTTTCAGTGATCTTTCTACTGTCACTGGTGTCACCGTGTCTCTCCCGAATGGTCACAAAGAGCCTATTAGTCATATAGGCAGCATCATAGTTTCACCAACTATTACACTGCATAATGTGCTTTATGTGCCATCTTTTCGTTTTAATCTCATCAGTGTGCGTTGCTTACTTGTTGATAATAATTCTTCAGCTCACTTTTATGTTGATCATTGTTTGATTCAGGAATCTACTGAGGGATTGATGATTGGTAGAGGGTCTATTTTCAACAATCTTTACGTCTTAGATACAAATGTTTCTGCGTCTCCTACTATCTGTGCCTCTTTGTTGGATGATGGTCAACTTTGGCATCAACGTCTTGGGCATGCTTCACTGGCCAAATTGCTTCATGTTCCGGGTATAAAAGCATTGCATAAAACTTCTCTGTCTGCTGTAGAAAACTGTCCTGTGTGTCCTTTAGCTAAGCAACGACGCTTACCATTTGTTTTCCATAATCACATTTCTTCATTTCCTTTTGATTTGGTACACATGGATGTATGGGGTCCTTTCTCAGTAGAGTCTACAGAGggttatagatattttttaacTTTGGTCGATGACTGTACTCGTGTAACATGGATCTACTTTCTAAAGAATAAAAGTGATGTTTCAAAAGTTTTTCCTGCTTTCATTCAACATGTTCATTTGCAATATAAGGCCAATATTAAATCCATTAGAACTGATAATGCACCTGAACTCGCATTTACTGACCTTGTTTGCAAACATGGTATGATCCATCAATTCTCGTGTGCTTATACTCCTCAACAGAACTCTGTTGTTGAGCGTAAGCATCAGCATATCCTGAATGTAGCTAGAGCATTGTTGTTTCAATCTAAACTTCCGTTGATCTATTGGACAGATTGTGTTTCTACAGCCGTGTTTCTTATAAATAGAACCAGGGTTCTAAAACGCGGACGCCTAGCCGATTAA